One Cryptococcus neoformans var. neoformans B-3501A chromosome 10, whole genome shotgun sequence DNA window includes the following coding sequences:
- a CDS encoding hypothetical protein (Match to ESTs gb|CF193128.1|CF193128, gb|CF192796.1|CF192796; HMMPfam hit to RrnaAD, Ribosomal RNA adenine dimethylase, score: 240.0, E(): 4.1e-69): MPKATSQTFRAQPASAAQRPKKGGESSAAAAAGGGARNHLFDTAKFGQHILTNPLVAQGIVDKANLKPTDVVLEVGPGTGNLTVRILPACRKVVAVEMDPRMAAEVQKRVLGKPEQKKLELIVGDFVKADLPYFDVLISNTPYQISSPLVFKLLSQRPIPRCAVLMFQREFALRLVATPNTKLWGRLAANVQLYARVEHVMKVGKGNFRPPPQVESSVVRIMPRDPPPPVKFEEFDGLNRIIFSRANKTLRAGFKAKGVVELLEKNYRTWCAEQGAIIEDNFDIREKVESILVETGFADSRAAKMDVDDLLKLLAAFNVEGIHFA, encoded by the exons ATGCCTAAGGCCACTTCCCAGACTTTCAGAGCTCAGCCTGCATCCGCCGCTCAACGACCTAAGAAAGGCGGCGAGTCCTCTGCCGCCGCGGCCGCTGGAGGAGGTGCACGAAACCATCTTTTCGACACTGCTAAGTTCGGCCAACACATTTTGACCAATCCTCTCGTCGCTCAAGG CATTGTTGATAAGGCAAACCTCAAGCCTACGGATGTCGTCCTCGAGGTTGGTCCCGGTACCGGTAATTTGACTGTTAGGATATTGCCGGCGTGCAGGAAGGTTGTAGCTGTGGAAATGGACCCTCGAATGGCGGCTGAAGTACAGAAGCGTGTTCTTGGAAA GCCAGAGCAAAAGAAGCTCGAGTTGATAGTTGGTGATTTTGTTAAGGCCGACTTGCCATACTTTGAtgtcctcatctccaacacTCCTTATCAG atttcttcacctctcgtcttcaagcTCCTTTCCCAACGTCCCATCCCACGTTGTGCCGTTCTCATGTTCCAGCGTGAATTCGCCCTTCGTCTGGTTGCCACACCGAACACCAAGCTATGGGGTCGTCTCGCTGCCAATGTGCAACTCTACGCCCGAGTCGAACACGTCATGAAAGTCGGTAAAGGTAACTTCCGACCGCCACCTCAAGTCGAATCTTCTGTTGTGAGGATTATGCCAAGAgatcctcctccgcctgtCAAATTTGAGGAGTTTGACGGGTTGAATAGAATCATTTTCAGTAGGGCGAATAAGACCTTGCGGGCTGGATTCAAGGCAAAGGGTGTGGTTGAATTATTGGAGAAGAATTACAGGACCTGGTGTGCGGAGCAGGGAGCG ATCATTGAAGATAATTTCGACATCCGGGAGAAGGTTGAATCCATCTTAGTCGAAACTGGTTTCGCGGACAGCCGAGCGGCGAAGATGGACGTCGACGACCTTTTGAA GCTATTGGCCGCTTTCAACGTCGAGGGAAT ACATTTTGCCTAG
- a CDS encoding hypothetical protein (HMMPfam hit to Cyclin_C, Cyclin, C-terminal domain, score: 134.9, E(): 1.8e-37; HMMPfam hit to Cyclin_N, Cyclin, N-terminal domain, score: 201.4, E(): 1.7e-57), with protein sequence MPSGIPTRRVRLVDENAPPPPGAVVTRTRSRALASTTSTATNVKPTTTSIPMMKRQRSTISSENKIVDKSDVRRNALGEVRNGKGGEKEKESGKGKVVAIERKPLATTQAKAQRVTRSASAQPVMGVKDGDKKRKAVITSKIPSRSRSTGAEPAQVEVKPTIKTEEEPVRKRRKTSSPVVEVGEDGPTVDGKELLLSSGSKNATAFRSPKIKAKDDGWTDLDAEDEGDPTMVSEYVVEAFKYMMDIQGQTMPDPEYMDNQAELQWKMRQILMDWIIEVHSKFRLLPETLFIATNLVDRFLSKRVISLVKFQLVGLTALFIASKYEEVCCPGVEHFLHMSDGGYTVEELLKAERYMLSTLQFDMSYPNPLNFIRRISKADGYDIQSRTVAKYLVEISCVDHRLLGYTPSMLAAASMWLARLCLERGEWNANLVHYSTYSEDEIRPCAQVMLDHILDPDFDESTSFYKKYASKKHMKASVYVREWATQLWPASADGSAVERGTELELLKMFLEDEEEENNKGSKRRMKAVDEEEEY encoded by the exons ATGCCTAGTGGTATCCCT ACTCGCCGCGTCCGTCTGGTCGACGAGAATGCCCCACCTCCCCCCGGCGCCGTTGTCACCCGTACGCGTTCTCGGGCTTTGGCCTCCACCACTTCTACTGCCACCAACGTGAAACCGACCACCACCTCTATCCCTATGATGAAACGACAACGCTCCACTATCTCATCCGAAAACAAGATTGTCGACAAGTCTGATGTGAGGCGTAATGCTCTTGGTGAGGTACGGAATGGCAAGGGcggagaaaaggagaaggagagtgggaagggaaaggtcGTGGCAATCGAACGAAAGCCGTTGGCGACGACTCAGGCAAAGGCGCAAAGAGTCACACGTTCAGCGTCTGCTCAGCCGGTAATGGGTGTCAAGGATGGAGATAAGAAGCGAAAGGCTGTCATTACCAGCAAAATTCCGTCTCGTTCTCGATCGACCGGTGCTGAACCTGCTCAAGTCGAAGTGAAACCCACTATCAAGACTGAAGAGGAGCCTGTTCGTAAGCGTCGGAAAACGTCGAGCCCCGTTGTAGaagttggagaggatggacCAACAgtggatggaaaggaatTGCTGTTGTCAAGTGGAAGCAAAAATGCGACAGCCTTCAGGTCACCCAAGATTAAAGCCAAGGATGACGGATGGACGGATCTGGATGCTGAGGACGAAGGGGACCCAACAATGGTCAGCGAATATGTCGTTGAAGCTTTTAAGTACATGATGGATATCCAA GGCCAAACAATGCCCGATCCCGAGTACATGGACAACCAAGCTGAACTCCAATGGAAGATGCGTCAAATCCTCATGGATTGGATCATCGAAGTCCACTCCAAATTCCGACTCCTCCCCGAaaccctcttcatcgccacCAACCTTGTTGATCgcttcctctccaagcGCGTCATTTCCCTCGTCAAGTTCCAGCTAGTCGGTCTTACCGCCCTCTTTATCGCATCAAAATATGAAGAAGTCTGTTGCCCAGGTGTTGAGCATTTCCTACATATGTCGGACGGAGGATACACCGTCGAGGAATTGCTTAAAGCAGAGCGTTACATGTTGTCCACGTTGCAATTCGACATGTCGTACCCTAACCCGCTCAATTTTATAAGGCGGATCAGTAAAGCCGATGGGTACGATATCCAATCGAGGACGGTTGCAAAGTATCTTGTCGAGATTAGTTGTGTCGACCATCGGCTTTTGGGTTATACACCTAGTATGTTGGCTGCCGCGTCCATGTGGCTCGCGAGATTATGTCTTGAGCGTGGGGAATGG AACGCGAACCTTGTGCACTACTCGACGTATTCCGAAGATGAGATTCGTCCTTGTGCGCAGGTCATGTTGGATCATATTCTCGATCCCGATTTCGACGAGTCTACTTCATTCTACAAAAAG TATGCAAGCAAGAAACACATGAAGGCGAGTGTGTACGTACGCGAATGGGCAACTCAGCTGTGGCCTGCGTCGGCGGATGGGAGTGCAGTTGAGAGGGGCACAGAGCTTGAACTTTTAAAGATGtttttggaggatgaagaggaagagaataACAAGGGGAGtaagaggaggatgaaggcggttgatgaggaagaggagtaTTAA
- a CDS encoding hypothetical protein (Match to EST gb|CF193994.1|CF193994; HMMPfam hit to PC_rep, Proteasome/cyclosome repeat, score: 90.5, E(): 4.1e-24), whose protein sequence is MTEGERPTFDIAVPAKDPEPKEDDKPKHTGDKGKARDESKDEGPEMSEEDLQLKAELEMLVQRLREPDSGLYQPALESLRTLIRTSTSSMTSVPKPLKFLRPFYEEMGKIRDGWSEDLKEQRSLLASILSVLAMTYSDTGKRETLYYRVLSGSEEAPGLWGHEYVRHLAAELGEEYAATYAALGEDADIPQPDTKYTTDQLRALSIELVEFFLKHNAEADAVDILLEVENISAITKYVDDKTFERVCRYMVSCVPLLVNPDDNAFLETASVIYSKYDRYPEALALAVRLNSPELIRKYYEAPTNPVMKKQLSYFLARAQIPLHWVHTNEDAEPNDTIPTQPEDVLECLGNVKLSTHFRNFGKAVGVEEAKSVDDIYKTHLEPSSRNTAIPDSARQNLASTFVNAFVNAGFGNDKLMVNAPEGQSWIYKNKAEGMMSATASVGLSLLWDSESGIDHIDKYSYSAEEHIKAGAFLATGIVHSGIRSDPDIAFALLEEHVDSQSIPLKVSAINGIAIAYAGSERQDIADKLLPYVQDESTSMEVSSMAILALGFVFVGSSNGDIASEILQTLMEREENQLASEWTVFACLGLGLLYLSAQEKSEPTLATLKAIEHPIAQIAQTIVNICANAGTGNVLKIQEMLYICSEHATEKKDEKKEDTAAEGEGESPVASSEVPGAIPAAGPPVPPTAAGVPGTDIEGDVDMSDVAAEAGAPDGGAQSAVTGEEGEKEKEAEKTAEQLKHQAFATLGIALIAMGEDVGAEMALRQFQHLMTYGDPVIRKSVPLALGLISASNPQLSILDTLSKYSHDSDLDVAINAILAMGFVGAGTNNARLAQMLRGLAVYYAKEVDCLFMVRIAQGLVHMGKGTIGINPFYSDRQVMSKTAVAGLLSVLVSFTDARKFVLGKYHWMLYWIVPAMFPQFLITLNEELEEIPVTVRVGQAVNTVAQAGTRHGISGFQTHQSPVRIATTERAELGTNEFFPYQSVLEGLVILKKNEQYNAEDLH, encoded by the exons ATGACCGAAGGAGAAAGACCCACTTTTGATATCGCAGTCCCCGCTAAAGATCCCGAACCCAAGGAGGACGACAAACCCAAACACACCGGTGACAAAGGCAAGGCTAGAGATGAGAGTAAAGACGAAGGGCCTGAGATG AGTGAGGAAGACCTGCAGCTCAAGGCTGAGCTGGAGATGCTTGTCCAGCGATTACGG GAACCGGACTCTGGGCTTTATCAGCCCGCTCTTGAGTCACTTAGAACATTGATCAGGACATCTACCAGTTCAATGACTTCCGTCCCCAAGCCTCTTAAGTTCTTGAGACCATTCTATGAGGAGATGGGCAAGATtagggatggatggagCGAAGATTTGAAGGAGCAAAGA TCTCTCCTtgcttccatcctttccgtCCTTGCTATGACCTACTCCGATACTGGCAAGCGCGAAACCCTTTACTATCGAGTTCTCTCCGGTTCCGAAGAAGCTCCTGGTCTCTGGGGACATGAATATGTACGACACCTCGCTGCTGAGCTCGGAGAAGAGTATGCCGCTACATACGCAGCTTTAGGTGAAGATGCCGACATTCCTCAACCAGACACCAAATACACGACCGACCAGCTGAGAGCCCTCTCGATCGAGCTTGTTGAATTCTTTTTGAAGCACAATGCGGAAGCCGATGCGGTGGATATTTTGCTGGAAGTGGAGAACATTTCGGCCATTACGAAGTATGTGGATGACAAGACGTTCGAAAGGGTGTGCAGATATATGGTCAG CTGCGTTCCGTTGTTGGTTAACCCCGATGACAATGCTTTCCTCGAAACTGCATCTGTTATTTATTCTAAATACGACCGTTATCCCGAAGcccttgctcttgctgTCCGTCTTAACAGCCCGGAACTTATCCGCAAATACTACGAGGCTCCTACAAACCC tgtgatgaagaagcagctCTCGTACTTCCTCGCCCGTGCTCAAATACCTCTTCATTGGGTACACACCAATGAAGACGCTGAGCCCAACGATACTATACCTACCCAACCGGAAGACGTTCTTGAGTGCCTCGGTAACGTTAAGCTTTCCACTCACTTCCGAAATTTTGGGAAGGCtgttggtgttgaagaGGCAAAGTCTGTTGATGACATCTACAAAACTCATCTCGAGCCCTCATCTCGAAACACCGCTATTCCGGACTCTGCCCGTCAAAACCTTGCCTCCACCTTTGTTAACGCCTTTGTCAACGCCGGTTTCGGTAACGACAAGCTTATGGTCAACGCCCCGGAAGGTCAGAGTTGGATCTACAAGAACAAAGCTGAAGGTATGATGAGCGCTACGGCATCTGTTGGTTTGAGTCTTCTTTGGGACTCAGAGAGCGGTATCGACCACATTGATAAGTACTCTTACTCTGCCGAGGAACACATCAAGGCCGGCGCGTTCCTTGCTACCGGTATCGTTCATTCTGGTATTCGGTCCGATCCCGATATCGCGTTTGCCTTGCTTGAAGAGCACGTCGACAGCCAAAGCATTCCCCTCAAAGTCAGTGCCATCAACGGCATCGCCATCGCTTACGCCGGTTCTGAGAGGCAGGATATTGCCGACAAGCTCTTGCCATACGTCCAAGATGAGTCCACATCTATGGAAGTCTCTTCTATGGCTATCCTCGCTCTTGGTTTCGTCTTTGTTGGATCTTCAAACGGTGACATTGCGAGCGAGATTTTGCAGACTttgatggagagagaagagaacCAATTGGCTTCCGAGTGGACAGTGTTTGCTTGcttgggtttgggtttgCTTTATTTAT CCGCTCAAGAAAAGTCCGAACCTACTCTCGCCACCCTCAAAGCCATCGAGCACCCCATCGCCCAAATCGCTCAGACCATCGTCAACATTTGTGCCAACGCTGGAACCGGCAATGTCCTCAAGATCCAGGAAATGCTTTACATCTGTTCCGAGCACGCtacagagaagaaggatgagaagaaggaagacacCGCTGCTGAGGGCGAGGGTGAATCTCCTGTTGCCTCATCCGAAGTTCCTGGTGCAATCCCTGCTGCCGGACCACCCGTCCCCCCTACCGCTGCTGGTGTGCCTGGTACGGACATTGAAGGCGACGTGGATATGAGCGATGTTGCCGCCGAGGCTGGGGCGCCCGATGGTGGAGCTCAGTCTGCTGTTACCGGTgaggaaggcgagaaggagaaagaggcagagaagaCGGCGGAGCAATTGAAGCACCAGGCTTTTGCTACGCTTGGTATTGCGTTGATTGCTATGGGCGAGGATGTTGGTGCCGAGATGGCTTTACGGCAGTTCCAGCACTTG ATGACCTACGGTGACCCTGTCATCCGCAAATCTGTCCCCTTGGCTTTAGGTCTCATATCCGCTTCCAACCCCCAACTCTCTATCCTCGATACCCTTTCCAAGTACTCCCACGACTCTGATCTTGACGTCGCTATCAACGCCATCTTGGCTATGGGCTTTGTCGGAGCTGGTACGAATAACGCTAGGTTGGCGCAAATGTTGAGAGGATTGGCGGTGTATTATGCGAAGGAGGTTGACTGCTTATTTATGGTTCGGATTGCTCAG GGTCTTGTGCACATGGGCAAGGGTACTATTGGTATCAACCCCTTCTACAGCGACCGTCAGGTTATGAGCAAGACCGCTGTGGCTGGATTGCTGTCTGTCCTCGTGTCTTTCACCGACGCTAGAAAAT TCGTCTTGGGCAAGTACCATTGGATGCTTTACTGGATCGTTCCCGCCATGTTCCCTCAATTCCTCATCACTCTTAACGAAGAACTCGAGGAAATTCCGGTCACTGTGCGAGTCGGACAAGCTGTCAACACCGTCGCTCAGGCAGGTACGAGGCATGGTATCAGTGGT TTCCAAACTCATCAATCGCCAGTTCGAATTGCAACAACAGAACGAGCAGAGCTGGGAACCAACGAGTTCTTCCCTTATCAGAGCGTGTTAGAAGGCTTGGTTATCCTCAAAAA GAACGAGCAGTATAACGCGGAGGACCTTCATTAA
- a CDS encoding hypothetical protein (HMMPfam hit to Cyt-b5, Cytochrome b5-like Heme/Steroid binding domain, score: 90.7, E(): 3.8e-24; HMMPfam hit to FAD_binding_2, FAD binding domain, score: 57.3, E(): 4.9e-21) encodes MSKVKVIIVGGGLSGLSAAHTVLERGGNVNSFMGGNSTKATSGINGANTQAQQTLGIPDTSAKFFADTKKSARELARDDLIRVLTYKSGDAVNWLIERFNLDLSKVSRLGGHSEKRTHRGTQQFPGMTITYALMEKLEDMAAQHPDRVKILKKAKVTKLLQEDGKVIGVDYERDGKHYTEYGPVVLATGGYAADFTADSLLQQYRPEYYNLPTTNGDHCTGDGHKMAMLIGAKGIDLEKVQVHPTGLVDPKDPDAKVKFLAAEALRGVGGLLINRDGERFVDELEHRDYVTGKMWENDKFPVRLVLNSTSSKEIEWHCKHYVGRGLMKKFNSGEELAKEIGCSPEALKKTFDDHNRYAKNPGTDPFGKKFFSGGDFSMSDTYHAAIMTPVLHYTMGGLEIGINAAVHNANGGEVEGLYACGELAGGVHGANRLGGSSLLGCVVFGRVAGDSVSSYLLSSLANTDANVKAAKRLGTINNHLVETKIKLDPESKALQLSFSWGDETGDQNQKDAGGAQVPASSAPGQKGDRTAAEIEPEALPTPPAKKGSDKGDKKEYTLEEVAKHNTEKDCWVVIGGQVLDVTNFLEDHPGGVKAIMLYAGRDATEEFDMIHPPNAIAKYAPDTVIGTIKS; translated from the exons ATGTCCAAAGTGAAGGTCATCATCGTAGGCGGCGGCCTTTCAGGTCTTTCCGCTGCCCATACAGTCCTCGAGCGAGGAGGGAATGTC AACAGTTTCATGGGCGGAAACTCGACCAAAGCTACGAGTGGTATTAACGGTGCCAATACCCAG GCTCAACAA ACACTCGGTATCCCCGACACCTCTGCAAAGTT TTTCGCAGACACCAAGAAATCCGCTCGAGAGCTCGCTAGAGACGACCTCATCCGTGTGCTCACCTATAAATCCGGCGATGCAGTCAATTGGCTCATCGAGCGGTTCAACCTTGATCTAAGTAAGGTTTCCCGACTTGGGGGTCATTCAGAGAAGAGGACGCATAGAGGTACACAGCAGTTCCCCGGAATGACGATTACTTATGCTTTGATGGAAAAG CTCGAGGATATGGCAGCACAACACCCTGATAGAGTCAAGATTCTCAAGAAAGCCAAGGTCACCAAGCTCTTGCAAGAGGATGGTAAAGTTATTGGGGTCGATTACGAGCGGGATGGTAAACAT TACACTGAATACGGCCCCGTCGTACTTGCAACAGGAGGGTACGCAGCGGATTTCACGGCAGACTCGTTACTCCAGCAGTATCGACCAGAATATTACAACCTT CCAACAACAAACGGCGACCACTGCACCGGCGACGGCCACAAAATGGCCATGCTCATCGGTGCCAAAGGCATCGACCTCGAGAAAGTCCAAGTTCACCCGACCGGGCTCGTGGACCCGAAAGACCCTGATGCAAAAGTGAAGTTCCTTGCTGCGGAAGCACTGAGAGGCGTGGGAGGCTTGTTGATCAATAGAGACGGGGAGAGATTTGTAGATGAGTTGGAGCATAGAGATTATGTGACGGGGAAGATGTGGGAGAATGacaag TTCCCAGTCCGCCTTGTGCTGAACAGCACGTCAAGCAAAGAGATTGAATGGCACTGCAAACACTACGTCGGGAGGGGACTTATGAAAAAGTTCAACAGCGGAGAAGAGTTGGCAAAAGAGATTGGGTGTAGTCCCGaggctttgaagaagactt TCGACGATCATAATAGATACGCCAAGAACCCGGGTACTGATCCATTTGGCAAAAAG TTCTTCTCTGGCGGCGACTTTTCCATGTCGGACACTTACCACGCCGCTATCATGACCCCCGTATTGCACTACACCATGGGCGGTCTCGAAATCGGTATCAACGCCGCCGTCCACAATGCTAATGGtggagaggtggaaggCCTCTACGCTTGTGGCGAACTTGCAGGCGGTGTCCATGGAGCAAACCGGTTGGGTGGGAGTAGTCTTCT GGGTTGCGTCGTGTTTGGTCGTGTAGCAGGCGATTCCGTCTCTTCGtacctcctttcctctctcgCCAACACTGATGCGAATGTGAAAGCGGCCAAGCGACTCGGTACGATCAACAACCATCTCGTTGAGACCAAGATTAAGCTAGACCCAGAGTCAAAGGCTTTGCAGCTATCCTTCTCTTGGGGAGATGAGACCGGCGACCAGAATCAGAAGGATGCTGGTGGTGCCCAAGTCCCAGCGAGTAGCGCTCCGGGTCAAAAAGGGGACCGCACAGCCGCAGAAATCGAACCCGAGGCCCTTCCGACCCCACCCGCTAAAAAAGGTTCTGACAAGGGCGATAAGAAGGAGTATACCCTTGAAGAGGTTGCGAAGCACAATACTGAGAAGGATTGCTGGGTGGTGATCGGTGGTCAAGTCTTGGATGTTACCAA TTTCTTGGAAGATCACC CTGGCGGTGTGAAAGCAATCATGCTCTACGCAGGCAGGGATGCTACTGA GGAGTTTGATATGATCCACCCCCCTAATGCGATTGCGAAGTATGCGCCCGATACTG TTATCGGAACCATCAAGTCGTAA
- a CDS encoding hypothetical protein (HMMPfam hit to DPM2, Dolichol phosphate-mannose biosynthesis regulatory protein (DPM2), score: 44.5, E(): 3e-10) — protein sequence MATSDKLLGGAMLFIAAFVFVYYTIWALLLPFLPPTSTIPSFFPPRSYAIKIPLFLLLAGICGVTLFFGRVMLAEARKKRVKGGKKV from the exons ATG GCAACATCAGACAAACTCCTCGGCGGAGCCATGCTCTTCATCGCTGCATTCGTCTTTGTCTACTACACAATCTGGGCTTTACTTCTC CCATTCCTCCCCCCAACATCTAccatcccctccttcttccctccgcGAAGTTACGCCATCAAAATCCCACTATTCTTGTTGCTCGCCGGTATATGTGGGGTGACATTGTTTTTCGGAAGGGTCATGCTAGCAgaagcgaggaagaagagggtcaagggtgggaagaaggtttGA